In the Perca flavescens isolate YP-PL-M2 unplaced genomic scaffold, PFLA_1.0 EPR50_1.1_unplaced_scaf_1, whole genome shotgun sequence genome, one interval contains:
- the LOC114551467 gene encoding uncharacterized protein LOC114551467: MVERVAGRLMEDGATTSLAGLCVQYCQNMQKANDRYIARELALLRASKTHPPMASTSSSMSWSSTSSSMLFFGLLSGYIVAVTGHRKGVVLNMTRKEVKAADKLKNGNRIIRRKARPRSLTAKTYPSRRSQLTLSRRQIKAPRTREPQRTRTRWRTGTVSRTRKTRT; this comes from the exons ATGGTGGAAAGAGTGGCAGGCAGATTGATGGAGGACGGGGCCACGACCTCACTGGCAGGTTTGTGCGTTCAATATTGTCAGAACATGCAAAAGGCAAATGACCGCTACATTGCGAGAGAACTGGCTTTGCTGAGGGCGTCCAAAACCCACCCGCCGATGGCCTctacttcctcctccatgtcctGGTCCTCTACCTCCTCCTCTATGTTGTTCTTCGGGCTCTTGAGTGGTTACATCGTAGCGGTGACTGGGCACAGAAAAGGCGTCGTCCTCAACATGACGCGGAAAGAGGTCAAAGCGGCAGACAAATTGAAGAACGGCAATCGCATCATACGG CGGAAAGCCCGGCCGAGGTCTTTAACAGCCAAAACCTATCCGTCACGGCGATCTCAGCTTACGCTGTCAAGAAGACAAATCAAAGCACCTAGGACACGAGAGCCACAGAGGACACGGACGAGGTGGAGAACCGGGACAGTGAGTAGGACGAGGAAGACCAGGACATAG